From Anopheles funestus chromosome 3RL, idAnoFuneDA-416_04, whole genome shotgun sequence, a single genomic window includes:
- the LOC125770882 gene encoding ubiquitin-like protein 5 has protein sequence MLEITCNDRLGKKVRVKCNPDDTIGDLKKLIAAQTGTRYDKIVLKKWYTIYKDNIKLADYEIHDGMNIELYYQ, from the coding sequence ATGCTGGAAATTACGTGCAACGATCGGTTGGGCAAGAAGGTGCGCGTGAAGTGCAACCCGGACGATACAATAGGCGACTTGAAAAAGTTGATCGCTGCCCAGACCGGTACGCGCTACGACAAAATAGTGCTGAAAAAGTGGTACACTATATATAAGGACAATATTAAGTTGGCGGACTACGAAATACACGACGGTATGAATATCGAGCTTTACTAT
- the LOC125770879 gene encoding uncharacterized protein LOC125770879 gives MPSRDEMLGVLSDAGIAVPPSATVAQIRRLFAEIMGIDATPIPDEEPASEAPLTDAPTTCLSAILDASSATPVKRDAAILDASSATLAKRDAAILDASSAILAKRDVAILDASSGAAMLDATEAERVDSAAKERNPTNKCTQATYDDEIRRLQQQLELVDLRRKIQALEHQAECASPPIADLKLDKTIEPFTGDDDRCIIQWLDDLDYTFSLHRVKDADKFVHARRLLKGSAAIVAQSSRALTLEQLKEELISTLSVPPTVEAVLRQLRSRRLSPKETALRYVLDMQRIASRAPIPEPELINIILDGLDSPSLTAGMRFMANNVEDLKPMLKKYETIRSRRVPKPTTTSSSIPEKVPVSTNRGATQNIIRCYNCSEFGHLKSACSRPNRPPGACFTCFQMGHNYKNCPKKVANAAAHPDPITRIAGDDNETLALDELQEVVL, from the exons ATGCCTAGCCGTGATGAAATGTTGGGCGTTCTGTCGGATGCGGGGATTGCGGTTCCCCCTTCCGCTACCGTTGCCCAGATCCGGAGattgtttgctgaaattaTGGGAATTGACGCCACACCGATACCAGACGAGGAACCAGCTTCCGAAGCGCCTTTGACCGATGCTCCTACCACGTGCCtgtccgccattttggacgcttcgAGTGCTACACCCGTGAAGCGCgatgccgccattttggacgcctcgAGTGCCACACTTGCGAAGCGCgatgccgccattttggacgcctcgAGTGCCATACTCGCGAAGCGTGAtgtcgccattttggacgcttcaAGCGGTGCTGCCATGTTGGACGCTACCGAAGCGGAGCGTGTTGATAGTGCGGCCAAAGAACGTAACCCGACTAACAAATGCACCCAGGCTACTTACGATGACGAAATTCGCAGATTGCAGCAACAATTGGAGTTAGTGGATTTGCGCCGTAAGATTCAGGCTTTGGAACACCAGGCTGAATGTGCTTCACCACCGATTGCTGACTTAAAGCTcgataaaacaatcgaacccTTCACGGGAGACGACGACAGATGTATCATCCAATGGTTGGATGACCTCGATTATACTTTCTCCCTACATCGTGTGAAGGATGCTGATAAATTTGTTCATGCTCGTCGGCTGCTTAAAGGATCTGCGGCTATCGTTGCCCAGTCATCTCGTGCCCTTACCCTGGAACAGTTAAAGGAAGAACTCATCTCAACCTTGAGTGTGCCGCCAACGGTTGAAGCCGTTCTTCGACAATTACGATCCCGTCGTCTCTCCCCAAAGGAGACCGCCTTACGTTATGTGTTGGATATGCAACGTATTGCCAGCCGAGCCCCCATCCCGGAACCCGAATTGATCAACATTATCCTCGATGGTCTGGATAGCCCATCTCTTACTGCTGGGATGCGATTCATGGCGAACAACGTGGAAGACTTGAAGCCTATGCTTAAGAAATACGAGACTATTCGGTCCAGAAGAGTCCCCAAGCCGACGACGACATCATCTTCAATTCCGGAGAAAGTTCCTGTTTCGACCAATCGAGGAGCAACGCAGAACATCATTCGATGTTACAACTGCTCGGAGTTTGGACATCTTAAGAGTGCCTGTTCTCGCCCCAACCGACCACCGGGGGCATGCTTCACGTGTTTCCAGATGGGGCATAACTACAAAAATTGCCCAAAGAAGGTCGCGAATGCTGCTGCTCATCCGGATCCAATTACTCGTATTGCgggtgatgataatgaaactctggcattagatgaattacaagag GTAGTTCTGtaa
- the LOC125770878 gene encoding Golgi pH regulator — MELPLLGDTLIVLVSQLIFFIGGWVFFVKQLFRNYEIRHVFVQLIFSSTLALSLTMFELIIFEIIGFLDSTSRYFHWRLGLTLLLIMVIAVIPYLIAYSCISNVRIVPARWVQPLTTLIWLCYLYGFWRIGDPFPLLSVSRGIFTIEQAVSRIGVVGVTVMAILSGFGAVNYPYTSMSYFIRPVLQSDVVNLERRLLQTIDMILVKKKRIALDRRRNKPNQKQSIWGMISSVTQRPAGAENIGQLRLEISALEELSRQLFLEAHSMKNMQERQRWAATLQGKYFNVLGHFFSLYCLWKIFICTINIIFDRVGKKDPVTRGIEIAVHWCGFEMDIAFWSQHVSFLLVGCIVVTSIRGLLLTLTKFFYKISSSKSSNIIVLVLAQIMGMYFCSSVLLMRMNMPAEYRVIITEVLGGLHFNFYHRWFDVIFLVSALATIVVLYLLHKPPNVDSSM; from the exons ATGGAGTTGCCATTACTCGGCGATACGCTGATCGTTCTTGTGTCGCAG CTCATTTTCTTCATCGGAGGATGGGTATTTTTCGTGAAACAGCTCTTCCGCAACTACGAAATACGGCATGTGTTCGTACAGCTCATCTTCTCATCCACGTTGGCCCTTTCGCTGACGATGTTCGAGCTGATTATTTTCGAAATCATCGGCTTCTTGGATTCAACGTCACGCTATTTCCACTGGCGCCTGGGACTAACGCTGCTGCTTATCATGGTGATCGCCGTAATACCGTACTTGATCGCATATTCCTGCATCAGTAATGTGCGAATAG tgCCTGCCAGATGGGTTCAACCATTGACGACACTCATCTGGCTTTGCTATTTGTACGGTTTCTGGCGCATAGGTGACCCGTTTCCACTGCTAAGCGTAAGCCGAGGCATCTTTACGATCGAGCAAGCAGTATCACGTATCGGTGTGGTCGGTGTTACCGTGATGGCGATACTGTCCGGATTCGGTGCAGTAAACTACCCTTACACCAGCATGTCTTATTTCATTCGCCCCGTTTTACAAAGCGATGTGGTGAACCTAGAACGACGATTGCTGCAAACGATAGACATGATACTGGTGAAGAAGAAGCGCATTGCGCTTGACCGTAGGAGGAACAAACcgaaccaaaaacaaagcatctGGGGCATGATAAGCAGTGTCACGCAAAGACCTGCCGGTGCTGAAA ACATTGGCCAGCTACGATTAGAAATTTCCGCACTGGAAGAACTGTCCCGACAACTGTTCCTTGAAGCGCACTCGATGAAAAACATGCAGGAACGGCAACGATGGGCAGCAACACTGCAGGGCAAATATTTTAACGTGCTGGGGCATTTTTTTAGCCTTTActgtttgtggaaaattttcatc TGcacaataaatataattttcgaCCGGGTCGGCAAAAAGGATCCGGTAACGCGCGGCATCGAGATTGCGGTGCACTGGTGCGGGTTCGAGATGGACATTGCGTTCTGGAGCCAGCACGTTTCCTTCCTGCTCGTGGGCTGCATCGTGGTCACCTCCATCCGTGGCCTGTTGCTAACGTTGACGaaatttttctacaaaatttcCTCCAGCAAATCGTCCAACATTATCGTGCTGGTGCTGGCCCAGATAATGGGCATGTACTTCTGCTCGTCCGTGCTGCTAATGCGCATGAATATGCCGGCCGAGTATCGGGTCATCATAACGGAGGTGCTGGGCGGTTTGCACTTTAACTTCTACCACCGATGGTTCGATGTGATCTTTCTAGTTAGCGCTCTAGCGACCATTGTCGTGCTGTATCTGCTTCATAAGCCACCGAACGTCGACTCTAGTATGTAA
- the LOC125772426 gene encoding homeobox protein vnd-like, translating into MSQGANGLPIGQTPTAPFYPYTGLHAPDEGYDANFHIFPPDYYAPDCDYRTDILDSMRMAPSQRSQRFHISNILELNSQQQHQESSSKDQPTVPSLSTSAVLQPHVPHATTYPFTISELESQQNGATQQTLDVSTPGSYPSGPAVDDQSPLSYGAMSSHSGSCLPLQPVLNPATIGTGIPYDPPPYYSYSHHAHHLFGGSSAALSASGVASEPTRSSYSYGAVNLDYVPSVIQHSATNEASNANTQQLSPDSTSPGPELYSLASYSNIPRVVNEASDRLVALESDGPSIDPECSVDTNNNQHSPHDTPDDLDSPDPRTTRSGAHRNDSGTGGSGHKKRKRRILFSKSQTFELERRFKQARYLSAPEREHLASMINLTPTQVKIWFQNHRYKTKRAQTEKSSCYGAPPTVLGASPPKKINPPVLVRDGKPCQDVLQHQHHHQQQAQQHQQQQQQQGLAHAHQHAPSAHFHHSSFGAVHGSGLQPPGGGMLAGGHGSSPRMW; encoded by the exons ATGAGTCAAGGAGCAAATGGATTACCCATCGGTCAGACACCAACGGCACCATTTTATCCATACACCGGACTACACGCACCCGACGAAGGTTATGATGCGAACTTTCATATCTTTCCGCCGGACTATTATGCGCCGGATTGCGACTATCGAACGGA CATCTTAGACAGCATGCGAATGGCTCCATCACAGCGCTCGCAACGATTTCATATTAGCAATATCTTGGAGCTAAAcagtcagcagcaacatcaggaATCTTCCAGCAAAGATCAACCGACCGTTCCCAGTCTCTCAACATCTGCCGTGCTACAGCCTCATGTACCTCATGCCACGACCTACCCATTCACTATATCCGAGTTGGAATCGCAACAAAATGGCGCAACTCAGCAAACGCTTGATGTTTCCACACCGGGCAGTTATCCGTCCGGACCGGCAGTGGACGATCAGTCACCACTTTCGTACGGTGCAATGTCCTCCCATAGTGGTTCCTGTTTACCATTGCAGCCTGTGCTTAATCCTGCCACTATTGGCACGGGGATACCGTACGATCCTCCACCGTACTATTCGTACTCGCATCATGCACATCATCTATTCGGAGGATCCAGTGCTGCTTTGAGTGCTTCCGGTGTGGCGTCAGAACCGACACGTTCGTCTTATTCCTATGGTGCAGTTAATTTGGATTATG TTCCTTCGGTAATTCAGCACAGCGCGACAAATGAGGCAAGCAATGCGAACACTCAGCAGCTCAGCCCGGATAGTACCTCGCCCGGTCCAGAACTCTACTCATTGGCCAGCTACAGTAACATTCCCCGTGTGGTAAACGAAGCATCCGATCGCTTGGTCGCCCTCGAATCCGACGGTCCATCAATCGATCCGGAATGTTCCGTCGACACCAACAATAACCAGCACAGTCCACACGACACTCCCGACGATCTGGACTCACCGGATCCACGTACTACTCGTTCGGGAGCGCATCGTAACGACTCCGGTACCGGTGGTAGTGGTCACAAGAAACGAAAGCGACGCATCCTCTTCTCCAAATCACAAACCTTTGAGTTGGAGCGACGCTTTAAGCAAGCCCGCTACTTATCTGCCCCTGAGCGGGAACATCTAGCGAGCATGATTAATCTGACCCCAACGCAGGTGAAGATTTGGTTCCAAAACCATCGCTACAAAACGAAGCGTGCTCAAACGGAGAAAAGCTCATGCTACGGAGCACCACCGACCGTGCTTGGTGCGAGTCCACCGAAGAAAATCAATCCGCCGGTGTTGGTACGCGATGGTAAACCGTGCCAGGATGTGCTGCAGCAtcagcatcaccatcagcaacaagcacagcaacaccagcagcagcagcaacagcaaggaCTTGCTCATGCTCATCAACATGCGCCTTCGGCACACTTTCATCATTCATCGTTTGGAGCGGTTCATGGGTCGGGATTACAACCGCCGGGAGGTGGAATGCTTGCCGGTGGGCACGGTTCTTCCCCACGCATGTGGTGA